One stretch of Legionella birminghamensis DNA includes these proteins:
- a CDS encoding SDR family NAD(P)-dependent oxidoreductase: MMSTMQTFQNKTVVVTAGNRGGGLAISKKYAANGANVVMIAEKSDLITPQVELSDSTRLIAVDFDDEQQIIDAVKTIIAEFGSLDVLINNFSIFNFKKMQDTTAEMFHSVMKNVFATFFFSKACVPYLKESSNPHIINISPPINMEAAKEACEHHLLFSISKYGMSFSTLGMSEELKPLGIAVNSLWQERPIATNTLMENFANTVVQGSNRPEVYAEAAYIMSLKKASEFTGNYCIDEEILREANLDPSIYAINPSATPIKDIFLPGVDYTLLQEIL, translated from the coding sequence ATGATGAGCACCATGCAAACATTTCAAAATAAGACAGTTGTAGTTACAGCAGGTAACCGTGGAGGCGGTCTGGCTATTTCCAAAAAATATGCGGCGAATGGTGCAAATGTTGTGATGATTGCTGAAAAATCTGATTTGATCACACCCCAAGTTGAGCTTTCGGATAGTACAAGGTTAATTGCGGTTGATTTTGACGATGAGCAGCAAATAATTGATGCTGTTAAGACCATTATTGCTGAATTTGGTTCCTTAGATGTTCTTATCAATAACTTCAGTATTTTTAATTTCAAGAAGATGCAGGATACCACTGCTGAAATGTTTCATAGTGTGATGAAAAATGTATTTGCTACATTCTTCTTTTCAAAGGCTTGTGTTCCTTATTTAAAAGAATCATCCAATCCACATATTATAAATATTTCACCCCCCATTAACATGGAGGCGGCCAAGGAAGCTTGTGAGCACCATTTATTATTTTCAATTTCTAAATATGGGATGAGTTTTTCCACTCTGGGAATGTCCGAAGAACTCAAGCCCTTGGGTATTGCAGTCAATTCTTTATGGCAAGAACGACCCATTGCCACAAACACATTGATGGAAAATTTTGCTAATACGGTTGTCCAGGGTAGTAACCGTCCTGAAGTTTACGCAGAAGCTGCTTACATAATGTCACTTAAAAAGGCCTCGGAATTTACCGGAAATTATTGTATTGATGAAGAAATCCTTCGCGAAGCAAACCTTGATCCCTCAATCTACGCCATAAATCCCAGCGCAACACCGATAAAGGATATTTTTCTTCCAGGTGTTGATTATACGTTACTGCAAGAGATATTGTAA
- a CDS encoding DUF6088 family protein, with protein sequence MPNFLAEKIKKRIHDKGDGWCFTPADFSDIANNDVVRQTLSRLNKVGFIDRLAHGVYYLPKYHDSLGKLPPKMEAIIDAIQNAYHIKCQPTGAYAANLLGLSEQVPTNIVLLTNGPSKKIQIGNKKLIFKRTTPKNMETAGTITGLVIQAMKYIGKEHIDTKYLNQIRSRLSEEQLKRINREIHLAPAWIAKLIKSEVIGE encoded by the coding sequence ATGCCAAATTTTCTTGCGGAAAAGATAAAAAAGCGCATTCATGACAAAGGTGACGGGTGGTGTTTTACCCCTGCTGATTTTTCTGATATTGCCAATAATGATGTCGTGAGACAAACATTATCACGCTTAAATAAAGTTGGTTTTATTGACCGACTAGCACATGGTGTTTATTACTTACCTAAGTATCATGATTCTCTAGGTAAGCTACCACCGAAAATGGAGGCTATTATCGACGCCATACAAAATGCTTATCATATAAAATGCCAACCTACAGGCGCTTATGCAGCTAATCTGCTAGGCTTGAGTGAACAGGTACCTACCAATATAGTGCTCTTAACTAATGGGCCTTCAAAAAAAATTCAAATTGGAAATAAGAAACTTATTTTCAAAAGAACAACCCCCAAAAATATGGAAACAGCTGGAACAATTACGGGTTTAGTTATTCAGGCAATGAAATATATTGGAAAAGAGCATATTGATACAAAGTATCTAAATCAGATTAGAAGTCGTTTATCTGAAGAGCAACTAAAACGCATAAACCGAGAAATACATTTGGCTCCAGCATGGATTGCCAAACTGATAAAGTCTGAAGTGATTGGAGAATAA
- a CDS encoding nucleotidyl transferase AbiEii/AbiGii toxin family protein, with protein MNNFANLPESEKQAYYEFTADKKGLPEYIIEKDFWVCWSLKQLFLLSDIGENLIFKGGTSLSKAYQLIERFSEDIDISIDKKYLGFIEERDPEQVSSKKKQQALIKELAVECSEFVQNKLKNEIVSQFSKELKSVDVNWYIEIDPSDVDRQTLLFYYPTLSKPTTDSYIRPAVKIELGARGAGNPFNICNISPFIKEDITDANLTSSIEIKTLSAERTFWEKATILHMYANWPENKPLPLRQSRHFFDFYKLIKSNIKQIAARDLSLLENVVEHKKIYFRAGWANYDDARKGSLNLIPSSEMLKAFENDYRLMKEMFYGEPVSWDEIISQIKNFETEFNIL; from the coding sequence TTGAATAATTTTGCAAATTTACCTGAAAGTGAGAAGCAAGCATATTATGAATTTACCGCTGATAAAAAGGGGTTGCCAGAATATATTATTGAAAAAGACTTTTGGGTTTGTTGGAGTTTAAAACAATTATTTTTATTATCCGATATTGGCGAAAATCTCATATTTAAAGGCGGAACCTCTCTCTCAAAAGCGTATCAATTAATTGAACGTTTTTCAGAAGATATTGATATTTCAATTGATAAAAAATATTTAGGGTTTATCGAAGAACGAGATCCTGAACAAGTGTCTTCCAAAAAGAAACAACAAGCACTCATTAAGGAACTAGCTGTTGAATGCTCTGAGTTCGTGCAAAACAAATTAAAAAATGAGATTGTTTCTCAATTTTCTAAGGAACTTAAATCCGTAGATGTTAATTGGTATATTGAAATTGATCCTTCAGATGTTGATAGGCAAACACTATTATTTTATTACCCAACATTATCTAAGCCCACAACTGACTCATATATTCGCCCGGCTGTAAAGATAGAATTAGGTGCAAGAGGTGCGGGCAACCCATTTAATATATGCAATATTTCACCTTTCATTAAGGAAGATATTACAGATGCAAATTTAACTTCAAGCATAGAAATTAAAACATTATCAGCCGAAAGGACATTTTGGGAAAAAGCTACCATATTACATATGTATGCAAATTGGCCTGAAAATAAACCATTGCCATTAAGACAGTCCAGGCATTTTTTTGATTTTTATAAACTTATTAAATCTAATATAAAACAAATAGCGGCGCGAGATTTAAGTTTGCTTGAAAATGTTGTTGAACATAAAAAAATTTACTTTCGGGCTGGATGGGCAAATTATGATGATGCTAGAAAAGGCTCTCTAAATCTTATTCCTTCAAGTGAAATGTTAAAAGCTTTTGAAAATGACTATAGACTGATGAAAGAAATGTTTTATGGTGAGCCCGTAAGTTGGGATGAAATTATTTCTCAAATAAAGAACTTTGAAACTGAATTCAACATCTTATAA
- a CDS encoding TraK family protein, which produces MKKSLTENLTTSKQGQQKTNSRKNKVEFLALREDISEALEKGWSITIIWETLRDEGSFTATYNTFRLYVLKYLNGQKPGYSQNKSVEVRAKKSVGSSSKTKDTSTPSFKYNPIPNIKDLL; this is translated from the coding sequence ATGAAAAAATCCTTAACAGAAAACTTAACGACTTCTAAACAAGGTCAACAAAAAACGAACTCCAGGAAAAATAAAGTGGAGTTTCTTGCGTTACGCGAAGATATTTCCGAAGCCTTGGAAAAAGGATGGTCGATTACCATCATATGGGAAACTCTTAGGGATGAGGGAAGCTTCACTGCAACTTACAATACGTTCCGGTTGTACGTATTGAAATACCTTAATGGTCAAAAGCCAGGGTATTCGCAAAATAAATCTGTTGAAGTTCGAGCTAAGAAGTCAGTTGGGAGTTCCAGTAAGACAAAGGATACCTCTACCCCCTCATTTAAATATAATCCTATTCCAAATATAAAAGATTTATTGTGA
- a CDS encoding DUF4238 domain-containing protein, producing the protein MSKHHYIPQFYLKRRLNPNGYIHCYNYISDELVSFQKKSVTDIGQVKNLYKDLEVNHYATLDGEADNVIKIIDEVLRRML; encoded by the coding sequence ATGAGTAAGCATCATTATATCCCACAATTTTACTTGAAAAGGCGGCTAAATCCTAACGGGTATATTCATTGTTACAATTATATTTCAGATGAGTTGGTTAGTTTTCAAAAAAAATCTGTAACAGATATTGGCCAAGTGAAAAATTTATATAAAGACTTAGAAGTTAATCATTATGCCACATTGGATGGAGAAGCTGACAATGTAATAAAAATTATAGATGAGGTGTTAAGGAGAATGCTATGA
- a CDS encoding pyridoxal phosphate-dependent aminotransferase — protein sequence MQITLANRVKQVKPSPTLAVAAKASQMQAQGMDIINLGTGEPDFDTPQHIKDAAIAAINAGFTKYTPVDGISELKEAIREKFNRDNGLAYQLNQILVSVGGKQSCYNLCQALLNEGDEVLIPAPYWVSYPDMVLLADAVPVIIPTTPAMRYKITSSQLEQAITPKTRLFILNSPSNPSGVAYSLDELKALAEVLKRHPQVLIATDDMYEHIIWSQPFCNILNACPELYERTIVLNGVSKAYSMTGWRIGYAAGPSALINAMKTVQSQSTSNPCSIAQKAAVAALTGGDETVHRMVKAFHQRHDYLVDRMQTMQGIEVIPADGTFYSFPNVQAIIEKRGYANDVEFAEHLLLEEGLALVPGSAFGTEGCIRLSFATSMDNLSSALDRLSRFCKK from the coding sequence ATGCAAATTACACTGGCTAATCGAGTAAAGCAGGTAAAGCCTTCGCCAACGCTTGCAGTAGCTGCCAAAGCGTCGCAAATGCAGGCCCAGGGCATGGATATTATTAATCTTGGCACCGGCGAGCCTGATTTTGATACCCCCCAGCATATCAAGGATGCTGCCATTGCGGCTATTAATGCGGGTTTTACCAAGTACACGCCAGTGGATGGTATCAGCGAATTAAAAGAGGCCATTCGGGAGAAGTTTAATCGGGACAATGGGCTTGCCTACCAGTTAAATCAGATCCTTGTCTCCGTCGGTGGAAAGCAAAGCTGTTATAACCTTTGCCAGGCGCTGCTTAATGAAGGCGATGAAGTATTAATTCCGGCACCGTACTGGGTATCCTATCCGGATATGGTATTACTGGCGGATGCCGTTCCGGTAATTATTCCAACGACCCCGGCAATGCGCTACAAAATTACTTCTTCCCAGCTAGAACAGGCGATCACCCCTAAAACCCGCTTGTTTATTTTAAACAGTCCCTCCAACCCTTCCGGAGTGGCCTATAGCCTGGATGAATTAAAAGCCCTGGCTGAAGTGCTGAAAAGACATCCCCAGGTTTTGATTGCAACAGATGACATGTATGAACATATAATTTGGTCACAGCCCTTTTGCAATATACTCAATGCCTGCCCTGAATTATACGAGCGGACGATTGTATTAAACGGCGTTTCCAAAGCCTATTCAATGACTGGTTGGCGCATTGGCTATGCTGCAGGCCCGTCTGCATTAATTAATGCCATGAAAACTGTGCAATCGCAATCCACATCAAACCCTTGTTCCATCGCGCAAAAAGCGGCCGTTGCTGCATTAACGGGCGGCGATGAAACGGTTCACCGTATGGTTAAAGCGTTTCATCAGCGCCATGATTATCTGGTCGATCGCATGCAGACCATGCAGGGGATTGAGGTCATCCCGGCGGATGGGACTTTCTACAGTTTCCCCAATGTCCAGGCGATAATTGAGAAAAGAGGCTATGCCAATGACGTGGAGTTTGCCGAGCATTTGCTTTTGGAAGAAGGCCTGGCGCTAGTCCCCGGTTCTGCATTTGGCACCGAAGGCTGCATACGCTTATCCTTTGCCACCAGCATGGATAATCTAAGCAGCGCTCTTGATCGCCTAAGCCGTTTTTGTAAAAAATAA
- the uvrB gene encoding excinuclease ABC subunit UvrB — MKNIFKIYSNFQPAGDQPTAISSLIDGIESGLARQILLGVTGSGKTFTIAHVIEAMKRPTLIMAPNKTLAAQLYGEFKAFFPDNAVEYFVSYYDYYQPEAYVPASDTFIEKDASINEHIEQMRLSATKALIERKDAIIVATVSAIYGLGDPDSYLRMVLHLSRGEQCDQRKILRRLAEMQYTRNNQSLDRGQFRVTGDVIDVFPADSEKEAVRIELFDDEVERIMRFDPLTGDIIQHLPRVTIFPKTHYVTPRERLLETIEQAKEELRIRVDEFTREGKLLEAQRLQQRTCFDIEMMLELGYCSGIENYSRYLSGRNEGEPPPTLFDYLPPEALLIIDESHVTVPQIGGMYRGDRARKETLVNYGFRLPSALDNRPLRFEEFDSRSPQTIYVSATPGPFEKEQADNIAEQVVRPTGLVDPQVIVRPVRNQVDDLLSEIRQVQAQGERILVTTLTKRMAEDLTDYLQDQGVRVRYLHADIDTVERVEIIRDLRLGEFDVLVGINLLREGLDMPEVALVAILDADKEGFLRSDRSLIQTIGRAARNLNGRAILYADRMTGSMQRALDETERRRNKQLAYNEAHGITPKGIKKSIEDIMEGAYSNKRKNQIAERQPKYELLPPEQLAKRIKQLEKQMHTHAQNMEFEIAAKVRDELLALKDQLKA, encoded by the coding sequence ATGAAAAATATATTTAAAATTTACTCAAATTTTCAGCCCGCAGGGGATCAACCCACGGCCATTTCCTCATTAATTGATGGCATTGAATCCGGGTTGGCCAGACAGATTCTTCTTGGAGTTACCGGTTCAGGTAAAACCTTCACGATCGCCCATGTTATTGAAGCAATGAAACGCCCTACCTTAATTATGGCACCTAACAAAACATTGGCCGCACAGCTCTATGGGGAATTCAAAGCTTTTTTTCCTGATAATGCTGTTGAATATTTTGTATCCTATTATGATTATTATCAGCCGGAAGCCTATGTCCCTGCCTCTGATACTTTCATTGAAAAAGACGCATCGATTAACGAACATATCGAACAAATGCGCCTCTCTGCGACCAAGGCTTTAATCGAGCGTAAAGATGCGATTATTGTTGCCACGGTTTCTGCCATTTATGGATTGGGCGATCCGGATTCCTATCTGCGTATGGTATTACATCTTTCACGCGGAGAACAATGCGACCAGCGTAAAATTTTGCGCCGTCTGGCAGAAATGCAATACACCCGCAATAATCAGTCACTGGATAGGGGGCAATTCCGGGTTACTGGCGATGTAATTGATGTTTTTCCGGCCGACTCGGAGAAGGAAGCCGTCCGTATCGAATTATTCGATGATGAAGTAGAACGCATTATGCGATTTGACCCGCTAACAGGCGACATTATCCAGCATCTCCCGCGCGTTACCATTTTTCCAAAAACACACTATGTAACGCCGCGGGAAAGGCTTCTTGAAACCATCGAACAAGCCAAGGAAGAATTAAGGATAAGGGTGGATGAGTTCACCCGGGAGGGCAAACTGCTGGAAGCGCAGCGTTTGCAGCAACGCACCTGTTTTGATATCGAAATGATGTTAGAGCTGGGCTATTGCTCGGGCATTGAAAACTATTCCCGTTATTTATCCGGGCGAAACGAGGGTGAGCCGCCGCCTACCTTGTTTGATTATTTACCGCCAGAAGCCTTGCTGATAATTGATGAATCCCATGTCACCGTACCGCAAATCGGCGGCATGTATCGCGGCGACCGCGCCCGTAAAGAAACATTAGTTAATTACGGTTTCAGGCTGCCTTCCGCACTGGATAACCGCCCGCTTCGTTTTGAAGAATTCGATAGCCGCTCACCGCAGACTATTTATGTGTCGGCCACTCCTGGCCCTTTTGAAAAGGAACAGGCCGATAATATCGCGGAGCAGGTCGTTCGTCCAACCGGCCTTGTCGATCCGCAGGTCATTGTAAGGCCTGTGAGGAATCAGGTCGATGACCTGCTCTCTGAAATCCGCCAGGTTCAGGCTCAAGGCGAGCGGATCCTTGTCACCACCTTAACCAAGCGGATGGCAGAGGATTTAACCGACTACCTCCAGGATCAAGGTGTTCGCGTCCGCTATTTGCATGCAGATATCGATACCGTTGAGCGGGTCGAGATCATCCGTGATTTAAGGCTGGGCGAATTCGATGTGCTGGTGGGAATCAATCTATTGCGTGAAGGCTTGGATATGCCCGAAGTCGCCCTGGTTGCCATTCTTGATGCGGATAAGGAAGGCTTCCTCCGTTCCGACCGTTCGCTGATTCAAACGATAGGCCGAGCCGCCAGAAATCTGAACGGCCGGGCCATTTTATATGCCGATCGCATGACGGGCTCCATGCAGCGGGCGCTTGATGAAACGGAGCGTCGGCGTAACAAACAATTAGCTTACAATGAAGCGCATGGTATAACGCCCAAAGGCATTAAAAAATCAATTGAAGATATCATGGAAGGTGCTTACAGTAATAAACGGAAAAATCAGATTGCTGAGCGCCAGCCAAAATACGAGCTTCTGCCGCCGGAACAGCTTGCCAAACGAATTAAGCAACTTGAAAAACAAATGCATACTCACGCCCAGAATATGGAATTTGAAATAGCCGCAAAAGTGCGTGATGAACTTCTGGCCCTTAAAGATCAATTAAAAGCATAA
- a CDS encoding IS4 family transposase encodes MMEAIDILHTHLMEECPFIHGKRLQAVMDVACSLQKKQNLSLTAIGKGLSGDVSLKHKIKKVDRLEGNKHLYEEIGAIYTGLSSFLFQYLAFQEDVPVLIDLCYLKDDHDIQMLSAEIALKGRSIPLYREVFRSGGLSGRAHSFLQGLMPCIPKNKTVIFIMDAGFGEDWLKAIESLGWFWLTRIRQGKMLKLGADEEWTTVKDFVPQISEKTKSYNQAFIMKDHNRACRVITTQRSPGEKRSLSRVPRNDKAGSNHYRRLAREPWILATNLPKETFNATKVVNYYSKRMQIEQSFRDVKSHQFGLSARYASTKSIYRWGVKMLLAAIVQLMFWIIGVIAHSQNYQRVFQANTVRDKKVFSYFYLGQLMVEFDKIHELVIDHENLPNLIEQELARKW; translated from the coding sequence ATGATGGAAGCTATTGATATTTTACATACTCATTTGATGGAAGAGTGCCCTTTTATCCATGGTAAACGTTTACAGGCGGTCATGGATGTGGCTTGCTCTCTTCAGAAGAAGCAAAACCTATCTCTAACAGCGATAGGAAAAGGATTATCTGGCGACGTTTCATTAAAGCATAAAATTAAAAAAGTGGATCGCCTTGAGGGGAACAAGCACCTTTATGAAGAAATCGGCGCAATTTATACAGGTCTTTCCAGCTTTCTATTTCAATACCTTGCTTTTCAAGAAGATGTTCCTGTGTTAATCGATCTTTGTTATTTAAAAGATGATCATGATATTCAAATGTTAAGTGCAGAAATTGCGCTTAAAGGCAGAAGCATTCCCCTGTATCGAGAAGTGTTTCGCTCCGGGGGATTATCTGGACGAGCGCACTCTTTTTTACAGGGATTAATGCCCTGTATTCCAAAGAACAAAACCGTCATTTTTATTATGGACGCAGGATTTGGTGAAGACTGGCTTAAAGCAATAGAGTCATTGGGCTGGTTCTGGTTAACTCGGATTAGACAAGGAAAAATGCTAAAACTTGGCGCTGATGAAGAATGGACTACAGTAAAAGACTTCGTCCCCCAAATATCGGAGAAAACGAAAAGTTACAATCAAGCCTTTATCATGAAAGACCATAATCGTGCATGTCGCGTTATTACCACACAACGTAGTCCTGGGGAAAAAAGAAGTCTGAGTCGAGTTCCAAGGAATGATAAAGCCGGCTCTAATCATTACCGACGTTTGGCACGAGAGCCATGGATATTGGCAACGAATTTACCTAAAGAGACTTTTAACGCCACCAAAGTAGTGAACTATTATTCTAAAAGAATGCAAATAGAACAATCATTTCGTGACGTTAAAAGCCATCAATTTGGTTTGTCAGCTCGCTATGCAAGCACTAAAAGCATTTATCGCTGGGGGGTCAAAATGTTATTGGCTGCTATTGTTCAGCTGATGTTTTGGATAATAGGCGTGATTGCCCATAGCCAAAATTATCAAAGGGTTTTTCAGGCTAATACCGTCAGGGATAAAAAGGTATTCTCTTACTTCTATTTAGGACAATTGATGGTTGAATTTGACAAGATACATGAGCTCGTTATTGACCATGAAAACTTACCAAATCTTATTGAACAGGAGTTGGCTAGAAAATGGTAA
- a CDS encoding APC family permease: MSKKHALSIFSLTMITVGSVDSIRNLPATALFGSQLISFFFLGAFFFLIPTALVSAELASGWAKQGGIYIWVKEAFGKRAGFLAIWLQWIENVIWYPTILSFVAGTIGYLINPAMADNPYFLWLVIVCSFWGATLVNLRGMKSSALFSNICAISGLLLPMGLIIGLGAAWLAGGNPLQIQFDVQSISPHWQDRSMWVSLTAIMMSFCGIEIATVHANDVNNPQHAFPRALIYSVLIILSTLILGSLAIAIVLPNSEINLVAGIMQAFHAFFSQYHLVWMMPVVALMLVMGGLGGVSNWIIAPTKGLLVAAEDGNLPELFQRTNRQNAPVVMLITQAVIVTLLSTLFLFMPSVNGSYWLLTALAAQLYMLMYLMMFLAAIKLRFSAPDHHRAFRIPGGKAGLLFVCGIGIIGTLTTLVVSFMPPDNINVGSTSRYELTLVLGLLLMCSPPLISSWWQSRGRFKAANVEAI; this comes from the coding sequence ATGAGTAAGAAGCATGCGCTTAGCATTTTTAGTCTGACAATGATTACTGTAGGCTCGGTAGATAGTATCCGTAATTTGCCGGCAACAGCGTTGTTTGGCAGCCAGTTAATTTCGTTCTTCTTTCTGGGGGCTTTTTTCTTTCTAATCCCGACAGCTTTAGTATCCGCCGAACTGGCTTCCGGTTGGGCTAAACAGGGTGGCATTTACATCTGGGTTAAAGAGGCTTTCGGCAAAAGAGCCGGCTTCCTTGCGATTTGGCTGCAATGGATTGAAAATGTCATTTGGTATCCCACCATCCTGTCCTTTGTCGCAGGGACCATTGGCTATTTGATTAATCCAGCCATGGCCGATAACCCTTATTTCCTGTGGCTGGTGATCGTCTGCTCTTTCTGGGGTGCTACTCTGGTTAATCTGCGCGGCATGAAGTCCTCTGCATTATTTAGTAATATCTGTGCTATCTCGGGGCTCTTGCTGCCGATGGGCTTGATTATCGGCTTGGGTGCTGCATGGCTTGCAGGCGGAAATCCCTTACAAATTCAATTTGATGTACAAAGTATTAGCCCCCATTGGCAGGATCGCTCCATGTGGGTTTCATTAACAGCCATTATGATGTCTTTTTGCGGCATTGAAATCGCCACGGTGCATGCAAATGATGTGAATAATCCACAACATGCATTTCCGCGGGCGCTGATCTACTCCGTTCTGATTATTCTAAGTACTCTCATATTGGGTTCCCTGGCTATTGCAATTGTGTTGCCAAACAGCGAAATCAATCTGGTAGCGGGAATCATGCAGGCCTTTCACGCGTTTTTTAGCCAATACCATCTGGTGTGGATGATGCCGGTTGTTGCCCTGATGCTGGTTATGGGCGGCCTTGGCGGTGTGAGCAACTGGATTATCGCCCCCACCAAGGGGCTGCTGGTGGCTGCAGAAGACGGTAATTTGCCGGAGCTGTTTCAACGTACTAATCGACAAAATGCGCCTGTTGTCATGTTAATTACCCAGGCTGTGATTGTAACATTGTTATCTACCCTCTTTTTATTCATGCCCAGCGTGAACGGCTCCTACTGGTTGTTGACAGCCCTGGCCGCACAACTGTACATGCTGATGTATCTGATGATGTTTCTTGCTGCGATTAAATTGAGGTTCAGCGCCCCCGATCATCATCGTGCTTTTCGTATTCCTGGCGGAAAGGCGGGATTATTGTTCGTTTGCGGAATCGGTATCATCGGCACCCTGACCACATTGGTTGTCAGCTTTATGCCGCCAGATAACATCAATGTTGGCAGTACAAGCCGATATGAATTGACTCTGGTTTTAGGATTGCTGTTAATGTGCTCTCCGCCGTTAATCAGCAGTTGGTGGCAAAGCCGAGGCCGGTTTAAGGCTGCTAATGTTGAGGCAATTTAA
- a CDS encoding monovalent cation:proton antiporter-2 (CPA2) family protein, translated as MQNTLLTQVFIFLAAASLIVPLASRFKLGSVLGYLSIGILIGPYGFRLMGNAEQIMHFAEFGVIMMLFLIGLELEPAMLWRLRKAIIGLGSLQVLMTTLAFALTGLLLGFNWQTSLALSMAFSLSSTALVLQMLEEKNLLRTVEGETSFAVLLFQDIAVIGMLIVLPLLAVKSNLLASSEAHAGQLLNLPEWARAIAVTTIIGLLVISGHYFSRHLFSMIARTNLRELFTATSLALVVGITLLMQTIGASPALGAFVAGVVLANSEYKRTLETDIEPFKGLLLGLFFISVGMGMNFSLFSSHSSSILSSVLMIVAIKAIILVALGYSFGLTRLQTVGFALSLSQVGEFAFVLLKFAASIKIISGQVSELSILVVALSMSITPFLMLFYYHCLVPRFMSRIPTPEFDAIKENHPVILAGYGRCGQIIGRFLSAQKIHLTILEKDTEQIELLRKFGFKGYFGDASRLDLLKNAGAAHARLLIIAIADPEVSLEVAAMAKEAFPNLKIFARARNRRHAYDLHKLGVDYFKRDTFDSALNMARDIMVHLGHNPRQMTKKAQMFAQFDETSLRKSFEFFDEESTLISFSRQANWELERVLQADLETAQQASVKAESMPSAPA; from the coding sequence ATGCAAAATACGCTTTTGACCCAGGTTTTTATTTTTCTGGCTGCGGCATCCTTAATCGTTCCCTTGGCCAGCCGATTCAAATTGGGCTCTGTTTTAGGTTACCTGTCAATTGGAATCCTCATTGGCCCCTATGGATTTCGGCTGATGGGGAATGCCGAACAGATTATGCATTTTGCCGAATTTGGCGTCATCATGATGCTGTTCCTTATCGGCCTTGAACTCGAACCGGCAATGCTCTGGCGTTTAAGAAAAGCTATCATCGGCCTGGGAAGCCTTCAGGTGCTAATGACCACACTGGCGTTCGCTCTCACTGGGTTGTTGCTAGGGTTTAACTGGCAGACCAGCCTGGCGCTAAGCATGGCATTTTCCTTGTCATCCACCGCTTTAGTCCTGCAAATGCTGGAAGAAAAGAATCTCTTGCGGACTGTTGAAGGAGAAACCTCTTTTGCCGTGTTATTATTCCAAGATATTGCAGTCATTGGGATGTTAATTGTCCTGCCTTTACTGGCTGTCAAATCCAATCTTCTGGCCTCCAGTGAGGCCCATGCAGGTCAACTTTTGAACCTGCCGGAGTGGGCCCGTGCAATTGCCGTCACCACTATCATTGGCTTACTGGTGATTTCTGGCCATTACTTTTCCCGCCACCTGTTTTCGATGATTGCCCGTACTAATTTGCGCGAATTATTTACGGCAACGTCTCTTGCGCTGGTAGTTGGCATCACTTTGCTGATGCAGACTATTGGTGCGTCCCCCGCCCTGGGCGCTTTCGTCGCCGGGGTGGTGTTGGCAAATTCGGAATACAAACGAACACTTGAAACCGATATTGAGCCGTTTAAGGGCTTGCTGCTGGGGCTTTTCTTTATTTCAGTCGGGATGGGAATGAATTTCAGTTTGTTTTCATCCCATTCCTCATCCATTCTGTCATCAGTATTGATGATAGTGGCCATTAAAGCCATCATTTTAGTTGCCCTGGGTTATTCCTTTGGCCTAACCAGGCTGCAGACTGTTGGTTTTGCCTTGTCGCTCTCCCAAGTGGGAGAGTTTGCCTTCGTGCTTTTAAAATTTGCCGCATCCATCAAGATAATTTCAGGCCAGGTGAGTGAGTTAAGCATATTGGTGGTGGCACTTTCAATGTCAATAACCCCTTTCCTGATGTTATTTTATTATCATTGCCTGGTTCCTCGCTTTATGAGCCGAATACCAACCCCGGAGTTTGATGCAATCAAGGAAAATCATCCTGTTATCCTGGCTGGCTATGGACGCTGCGGGCAGATTATTGGACGATTTCTAAGTGCACAAAAAATACATCTCACTATTCTGGAAAAAGATACGGAGCAAATTGAATTACTGCGGAAATTTGGATTTAAAGGCTATTTCGGAGATGCCTCGCGACTTGATTTGTTGAAAAATGCCGGCGCCGCGCATGCGCGATTGCTTATTATTGCCATCGCAGATCCCGAAGTGAGCCTGGAAGTTGCAGCAATGGCCAAGGAAGCATTTCCCAATCTGAAAATTTTTGCGCGAGCAAGAAATCGGCGGCATGCTTATGACCTCCATAAACTGGGTGTTGACTATTTTAAACGCGATACTTTTGATTCGGCGCTCAATATGGCACGGGATATTATGGTTCATCTTGGGCACAATCCCCGGCAAATGACCAAAAAAGCCCAGATGTTTGCTCAGTTTGATGAAACTTCTTTGAGAAAATCCTTTGAATTTTTTGATGAAGAATCCACATTGATCAGTTTTTCGCGGCAGGCCAATTGGGAACTCGAAAGGGTTCTACAGGCAGATTTGGAAACGGCACAGCAGGCTTCAGTGAAAGCTGAAAGCATGCCATCAGCACCGGCTTAA